Proteins from one Triticum aestivum cultivar Chinese Spring chromosome 7A, IWGSC CS RefSeq v2.1, whole genome shotgun sequence genomic window:
- the LOC123148912 gene encoding DJ-1 protein homolog E → MAPSKKVLMLCGDYMEDYEAAVPFYSLAGLGVAVHCAAPGKAPGDPCLTAVHDFLGYELYTELPGHRFRVTADFAAAAADPSAYDALVVPGGRFVEQLSVDPEAVALVKAFAGELRRPVVLTCHSQVLLAAAGAMGGVRCTAFFSLRPVVELAGGTWVEPDPLSLCVADGHVLTAIGWPAHGEVIAQLLRALGGRVLGGRGQGVLFLCADYVDDYEANVPFRALAGVGCRVEAACPTKRKGEPCVTAIYDDVAGAVSDEKRGHNFVMTVDWAGIDVDDYECVVVPGGRSPELLVTNEKAVALVGQFAAKGKVVASIDQGHLVLAAAGLLKGKRCASGVPMRVISNLAGAAAVEPEGAVADGKLVTAASWPDLAEFIARLVDLLGITVSF, encoded by the exons AAGAAGGTGCTGATGCTGTGCGGCGACTACATGGAGGACTACGAGGCGGCCGTGCCCTTCTACTCGCTGGCCGGCCTGGGCGTCGCCGTCCACTGCGCGGCCCCGGGCAAGGCCCCCGGCGACCCCTGCCTCACGGCGGTGCACGACTTCCTCGGCTACGAGCTCTATACGGAGCTCCCCGGCCACCGCTTCCGCGTCACCGCCGActtcgccgcggcggcggccgacCCGTCCGCGTACGACGCGCTCGTCGTCCCCGGCGGCCGCTTCGTGGAGCAGCTCAGCGTTGACCCCGAGGCGGTCGCGCTGGTTAAGGCGTTCGCGGGCGAGCTGCGCCGGCCGGTCGTGCTCACGTGCCACAGCCAGGTCCTGCTCGCCGCCGCGGGCGCCATGGGCGGCGTCCGGTGCACGGCGTTCTTTAGCTTGCGCCCCGTGGTGGAGCTGGCCGGAGGGACCTGGGTCGAGCCCGATCCCCTCAGCCTCTGCGTCGCCGATGGCCACGTGCTCACTGCCATCGGGTGGCCCGCGCACGGGGAGGTCATCGCGCAGCTCCTGCGCGCCTTGGGCGGCCGAGTCCTCGGCGGGCGCGGCCAGGGCGTCCTCTTCCTCTGTGCC GACTACGTGGACGACTACGAGGCGAACGTGCCATTCCGCGCGCTGGCTGGCGTGGGCTGCCGCGTGGAGGCGGCGTGCCCGACGAAGCGCAAGGGCGAGCCGTGCGTCACGGCGATCTACGACGACGTCGCCGGCGCGGTGAGCGACGAGAAGCGCGGGCACAACTTCGTGATGACCGTGGACTGGGCCGGCATCGACGTGGACGACTACGAGTGCGTGGTCGTGCCCGGCGGCCGGTCGCCGGAGCTGCTGGTGACGAACGAGAAGGCGGTGGCGCTGGTGGGGCAGTTCGCGGCCAAGGGGAAGGTGGTGGCCAGCATCGACCAGGGGCACCTCGTCCTCGCCGCGGCGGGGCTCCTCAAGGGCAAGCGGTGCGCGAGCGGAGTGCCCATGAGGGTGATCTCCAACCTCGCCGGCGCGGCGGCCGTGGAGCCCGAAGGGGCGGTCGCCGACGGGAAGCTCGTGACGGCGGCGAGCTGGCCGGACCTTGCCGAGTTCATCGCTCGCCTCGTGGATCTCTTGGGCATCACCGTCTCCTTCTGA